Proteins encoded in a region of the Streptomyces violaceoruber genome:
- a CDS encoding DUF6412 domain-containing protein, with protein sequence MTRERSVPRPLLVLLLVLLPVALVDVGSLSATVALAATAAVGSALAVCAVIAARCAPAVPRTRVRTAIRDRDLRTAFLPQRDPDAPGRRRPRAPGHALPATAA encoded by the coding sequence ATGACCCGAGAACGGTCCGTTCCGCGCCCCCTCCTCGTCCTGCTGCTGGTCCTGCTGCCCGTCGCGCTCGTCGACGTCGGCAGCCTCTCCGCCACCGTCGCCCTCGCCGCGACCGCCGCGGTCGGTTCCGCGCTCGCCGTGTGCGCCGTCATCGCCGCACGCTGCGCGCCCGCCGTACCGCGCACCCGGGTGCGCACGGCCATCAGGGACCGGGACCTGCGTACGGCCTTCCTGCCCCAGCGCGATCCCGACGCCCCCGGCCGCCGCCGGCCCCGAGCGCCCGGACACGCCCTCCCGGCGACCGCCGCGTAG
- a CDS encoding YidC/Oxa1 family membrane protein insertase, whose protein sequence is MSVFASLVEHLADLLQPLFGASAAAAAIILFTALVRLLVHPLSRAAARGQKARTRLQPRIAELRRKHAKNPEKLQRAVLELHAEEKVSPLSGCLPSLCQIPAFFLLYHLFSSSTIGGEANGLLSHQLLAAPLGGRWADAFGDGGLLGGAGLVYVALFAVVAGVATFSYRLTRRTMADRPVLPAGDAGAVPGVGALTRVMPFMSFFTLVTVAVVPLAAALYVVTSTTWSAVERAVLYR, encoded by the coding sequence ATGTCCGTTTTCGCCAGCCTGGTCGAGCACCTCGCCGACCTGCTCCAGCCGCTGTTCGGCGCCTCCGCCGCGGCCGCCGCCATCATCCTGTTCACCGCCCTCGTGCGGCTCCTCGTACACCCGCTCTCCCGGGCCGCCGCCCGCGGCCAGAAGGCGCGCACCCGACTCCAGCCACGCATCGCCGAACTGCGCCGCAAGCACGCGAAGAACCCCGAGAAGCTCCAGCGGGCCGTGCTCGAACTGCACGCGGAGGAGAAGGTGTCCCCGCTGTCGGGGTGCCTGCCCAGCCTGTGCCAGATCCCCGCCTTCTTCTTGCTCTACCACCTCTTCTCCAGCTCGACGATCGGCGGCGAGGCCAACGGGCTCCTCTCCCACCAGCTCCTGGCCGCCCCGCTCGGCGGGCGGTGGGCCGACGCGTTCGGGGACGGCGGGCTCCTCGGCGGGGCCGGACTCGTGTACGTGGCGCTGTTCGCGGTCGTCGCCGGGGTCGCCACCTTCAGCTACCGGCTCACCAGGCGGACGATGGCCGACCGGCCGGTGCTGCCCGCCGGTGACGCCGGAGCCGTGCCGGGGGTCGGCGCGCTCACCCGGGTCATGCCGTTCATGTCCTTCTTCACGCTGGTCACCGTGGCCGTGGTGCCGCTGGCCGCCGCGCTCTACGTCGTCACCAGCACGACGTGGAGCGCCGTCGAGCGGGCCGTGCTGTACCGCTGA
- a CDS encoding fumarylacetoacetate hydrolase family protein, whose product MKLLRVGTAGSERPALLDADGTLRDLSGVVTDIDGELLADEDALGRIRSAAEAGELPVLDGTGLRVGPPVGRIGKIVCIGLNYHDHARETGAEPPAEPVVFFKAPDTVVGPHDTVLVPRGSTKTDWEVELAVVIGRTARYLESAEEGLACVAGYAVAHDVSEREFQIERGGTWDKGKNCETFNPLGPWLVTADEVPDPQRLPLRLWVNGELKQDGTTAEQIFPVGEVVRYLSRFMVLRPGDVINTGTPAGVAMGQPEPKPYLRAGDVVELEIEGLGRQRQELKEA is encoded by the coding sequence ATGAAGCTGTTGCGAGTCGGTACGGCGGGGTCGGAGCGGCCCGCGCTGCTCGACGCCGACGGGACCCTGCGAGACCTGTCGGGCGTCGTGACGGACATCGACGGCGAGCTGCTCGCCGACGAGGACGCGCTCGGCCGGATACGGTCCGCCGCCGAGGCCGGTGAGCTGCCCGTCCTGGACGGCACCGGGCTGCGCGTCGGGCCGCCGGTGGGACGCATCGGCAAGATCGTGTGCATCGGGCTGAACTACCACGACCACGCCCGCGAGACCGGCGCCGAGCCGCCCGCCGAACCGGTCGTCTTCTTCAAGGCGCCGGACACGGTGGTCGGGCCGCACGACACGGTGCTCGTGCCGCGCGGGTCCACCAAGACCGACTGGGAGGTGGAGCTGGCGGTCGTCATCGGGCGTACGGCCCGCTACCTGGAGTCGGCGGAGGAGGGGCTCGCGTGTGTCGCGGGGTACGCGGTCGCGCACGACGTGTCCGAGCGGGAGTTCCAGATCGAGCGCGGCGGCACCTGGGACAAGGGCAAGAACTGCGAGACGTTCAACCCGCTGGGCCCGTGGCTGGTGACCGCCGACGAGGTGCCCGACCCGCAGCGGCTGCCGCTGCGGCTGTGGGTGAACGGCGAACTGAAGCAGGACGGGACGACCGCGGAGCAGATCTTCCCCGTGGGGGAGGTCGTCCGGTACCTGAGCCGGTTCATGGTGCTGCGTCCCGGTGACGTCATCAACACCGGGACGCCGGCGGGGGTGGCGATGGGGCAGCCCGAGCCGAAGCCCTACCTGCGGGCGGGGGACGTGGTGGAGCTGGAGATCGAGGGACTGGGGCGGCAGCGGCAGGAACTCAAGGAGGCCTGA
- a CDS encoding LLM class F420-dependent oxidoreductase, producing the protein MNEATASLKESVGRYGVWSVQLRAEDPEGAAERAEAAAELERLGYGALWLGGNSAARHAAPLIRATERIVVGTSIQSIWEHKPSEAAAGFAELEVSHPGRFVLGLGVSHGPRVEGYRRPYSTMVGYLDELDRAGMRSGHRVLAALGPKMLDLSRDRAAGAIPYLVTPEHTAQARERLGEGPLLAPEFKVVLDADPSRARATARAYLAMYLKLPNYTKNFLNLGFTDDDVTGGGSDRLIDAVFAWGDEATIRARIDAFHAAGADHVALQLVTDDMARLPREGWRRLAALLA; encoded by the coding sequence ATGAACGAGGCGACGGCTTCCCTGAAGGAATCGGTCGGACGGTACGGCGTCTGGAGCGTCCAGCTGCGCGCGGAGGACCCGGAGGGCGCGGCGGAACGCGCCGAGGCCGCCGCCGAGCTGGAGCGGCTCGGCTACGGCGCCCTGTGGCTCGGCGGCAACAGCGCCGCCCGGCACGCCGCCCCGCTGATCCGGGCGACGGAGCGGATCGTGGTCGGCACCAGCATCCAGAGCATCTGGGAGCACAAGCCGTCCGAGGCGGCGGCGGGCTTCGCCGAGCTGGAGGTCTCCCACCCGGGCCGCTTCGTGCTCGGCCTCGGGGTCAGCCACGGCCCGCGCGTGGAGGGGTACCGCCGCCCGTACTCGACGATGGTCGGCTACCTGGACGAGCTGGACCGGGCCGGGATGCGCTCCGGGCACCGGGTGCTGGCGGCGCTCGGCCCGAAGATGCTGGACCTGTCCCGGGACCGGGCGGCGGGCGCGATCCCGTACCTGGTCACCCCGGAGCACACCGCGCAGGCCCGCGAGCGGCTCGGCGAGGGCCCGCTGCTGGCCCCGGAGTTCAAGGTCGTCCTCGACGCGGACCCGTCCCGCGCCCGTGCGACGGCCCGCGCCTACCTCGCCATGTACCTGAAGCTGCCGAACTACACGAAGAACTTCCTGAACCTCGGCTTCACGGACGACGACGTGACCGGCGGCGGCAGCGACCGCCTCATCGACGCCGTGTTCGCCTGGGGCGACGAGGCCACGATCCGCGCCCGCATCGACGCCTTCCACGCCGCGGGCGCCGATCACGTGGCCCTCCAGCTGGTGACGGACGACATGGCCCGCCTCCCGCGGGAGGGCTGGCGCCGGCTCGCCGCGCTCCTGGCGTGA
- a CDS encoding heme-degrading domain-containing protein yields the protein MSTAPTAPTVAELEEQERRLVFRRFTNDDAWALGSLLVELAREREAPVAIDIHRAGQQLFHAALPGSAPDNDAWIARKRRVVERYGSASYLVGSRFRAKGTTFEESSRLDPDAYAAHGGSFPVTVVGVGVVGAVTVSGLPQVEDHRLVVEALERFLGE from the coding sequence GTGAGCACGGCACCGACGGCACCCACCGTGGCGGAGCTGGAGGAGCAGGAACGCCGCCTGGTCTTCCGCCGGTTCACGAACGACGACGCGTGGGCGCTGGGCTCCCTGCTCGTCGAACTGGCCCGGGAGCGCGAGGCCCCGGTCGCCATCGACATCCACCGTGCCGGGCAGCAGCTCTTCCACGCCGCGCTGCCCGGCTCGGCCCCCGACAACGACGCCTGGATCGCCCGCAAGCGCCGCGTCGTGGAGCGGTACGGCTCGGCCTCGTACCTGGTCGGCTCCCGCTTCCGGGCCAAGGGCACGACGTTCGAGGAGTCCTCGCGGCTCGACCCCGACGCGTACGCGGCGCACGGCGGCTCCTTCCCGGTCACCGTCGTCGGCGTCGGCGTCGTCGGCGCGGTGACGGTCTCCGGGCTGCCGCAGGTGGAGGACCACCGGCTGGTGGTCGAGGCGCTGGAGCGTTTTCTCGGCGAGTAG
- a CDS encoding Gfo/Idh/MocA family oxidoreductase, translating into MTATPPGTPPLRVGLVGYGLAGSVFHAPLIAATEGLALDTVVTSNPERQQQARAEFPDVRTVATPDELFDRAAELDLVVVASPNKTHVPLATRALEAGLPVVVDKPVAGTAAEARALAALAEERGLLLSVFQNRRWDNDFLTLRQLLAEDALGEVWRFESRFERWRPKPKGGWRESGDPSEIGGLLYDLGSHVVDQALVLFGPVTQVYAESVVRRAGAEADDDTFLALTHANGVRSHLYVSSTAAQLGPRFRVLGSKAGYVKHGLDPQEAALREGKRPGPGWGEEDESLWGRVGAGESPLTGGGQVAATVAGDYPAYYAAVAKALREGGPNPVDALAAAAALDVLEAARRSARDGVVVSL; encoded by the coding sequence ATGACTGCTACCCCTCCCGGCACTCCCCCGCTGCGCGTCGGCCTCGTCGGCTACGGGCTCGCGGGCTCCGTCTTCCACGCCCCGCTGATCGCCGCCACCGAGGGCCTGGCCCTGGACACGGTCGTCACCTCGAACCCGGAGCGGCAGCAGCAGGCCCGCGCCGAGTTCCCGGACGTGCGCACCGTCGCCACGCCCGACGAGCTGTTCGACCGTGCCGCCGAGCTGGACCTGGTCGTCGTGGCGTCCCCGAACAAGACGCACGTACCGCTCGCGACCCGGGCCCTGGAGGCCGGTCTGCCGGTGGTGGTGGACAAGCCGGTGGCGGGCACGGCGGCCGAGGCACGTGCGCTGGCCGCCCTGGCCGAGGAGCGCGGCCTGCTGCTCTCCGTCTTCCAGAACCGCCGCTGGGACAACGACTTCCTCACCCTGCGCCAGCTGCTCGCCGAGGACGCGCTGGGCGAGGTGTGGCGCTTCGAGTCCCGCTTCGAGCGCTGGCGGCCGAAGCCGAAGGGCGGCTGGCGCGAGTCCGGCGACCCGTCGGAGATCGGCGGTCTGCTGTACGACCTCGGCAGCCACGTCGTCGACCAGGCCCTGGTCCTCTTCGGCCCGGTCACGCAGGTGTACGCCGAGTCCGTGGTCCGGCGGGCGGGCGCGGAGGCGGACGACGACACGTTCCTCGCGCTCACGCACGCGAACGGCGTCCGCTCCCATCTCTACGTCTCCTCCACCGCCGCCCAGCTCGGCCCCCGTTTCCGGGTGCTCGGCTCGAAGGCGGGCTACGTCAAGCACGGCCTCGACCCGCAGGAGGCGGCGCTGCGCGAGGGCAAGCGGCCGGGTCCCGGCTGGGGCGAGGAGGACGAGTCGCTGTGGGGCCGCGTCGGCGCCGGGGAGTCCCCGCTGACCGGCGGCGGGCAGGTGGCGGCGACCGTCGCGGGCGACTACCCCGCGTACTACGCGGCCGTGGCGAAGGCCCTGCGCGAGGGCGGCCCGAACCCGGTGGACGCGCTGGCGGCGGCCGCCGCCCTGGACGTACTGGAGGCGGCCCGCCGGTCCGCCCGCGACGGAGTGGTGGTGTCCCTGTGA
- a CDS encoding ROK family transcriptional regulator, translating to MNRTIGGGTGARTRTGEGGANLLALRSHNTALVLDLLRGAGAGGISRLELAERTGLTPQAVSKITARLRGEGLAAEAGRRASTGGKPRTVLRLVPGAGHALGVHLDRDELRAVLVDLDGTVVAERRAPLDLGAGAETLLEGVARAAEELAAEGLAPAVPQDAGARPPGGALAAAPTLLGLGAALPGPLDHVRGVLHRVTGFPEWDGYPLRDALERRLGVPVVVDKDTNAAALGLAVGGAGNEESGGGAGAGSFAYLHLGTGLGAGLVFGGGVHRGARTGAGEFGHQVVQLDGPPCTCGARGCIEALCLAAVARGDLAEAARVLGTGAANLAGLLDIDQVLLGGRTVAAAPEAFVQGVGAVLDARARREGGHDGAVPVRLAPGGPRGVAEGAAQLLLAPLFGRGDGG from the coding sequence GTGAACAGGACGATCGGCGGAGGCACGGGGGCGCGCACGCGGACCGGCGAGGGCGGCGCCAATCTGCTCGCCCTGCGCAGCCACAACACCGCCCTGGTGCTCGACCTGCTGCGCGGCGCCGGTGCCGGGGGGATCAGCCGGCTGGAGCTCGCCGAGCGCACGGGGCTCACCCCGCAGGCGGTCAGCAAGATCACCGCCCGGCTCCGGGGCGAGGGCCTGGCCGCCGAGGCCGGACGCCGCGCGTCCACCGGCGGCAAGCCGCGCACGGTGCTGCGCCTGGTGCCCGGGGCGGGCCACGCCCTCGGCGTCCACCTGGACCGCGACGAGCTGCGTGCGGTGCTGGTCGACCTCGACGGCACCGTGGTGGCGGAGCGGCGCGCCCCGCTGGACCTGGGCGCGGGCGCGGAGACCCTGCTGGAAGGGGTGGCGCGGGCGGCGGAGGAACTCGCGGCGGAGGGGCTGGCGCCTGCCGTCCCGCAGGATGCGGGCGCTCGGCCGCCGGGCGGTGCTCTCGCCGCCGCTCCCACCCTCCTCGGGCTCGGGGCCGCCCTTCCCGGGCCGCTCGACCATGTCCGCGGTGTGCTGCACCGCGTCACCGGCTTCCCGGAGTGGGACGGCTACCCGCTGCGGGACGCGCTGGAGCGGCGGCTGGGCGTGCCGGTCGTCGTCGACAAGGACACCAACGCGGCGGCGCTCGGCCTGGCGGTCGGCGGCGCGGGGAACGAGGAGTCCGGCGGCGGCGCCGGGGCCGGGTCCTTCGCGTATCTGCACCTCGGTACGGGACTCGGCGCCGGGCTCGTCTTCGGCGGCGGCGTGCACCGGGGGGCCCGGACCGGCGCCGGGGAGTTCGGGCACCAGGTCGTCCAGCTCGACGGGCCGCCCTGCACCTGCGGCGCACGGGGCTGCATAGAGGCCCTGTGCCTGGCCGCCGTCGCCCGCGGGGACCTCGCGGAGGCGGCAAGGGTGCTGGGCACGGGCGCCGCGAACCTCGCCGGGCTGCTGGACATCGACCAGGTGCTGCTGGGCGGCCGTACCGTCGCCGCCGCGCCCGAGGCCTTCGTCCAGGGCGTCGGCGCGGTCCTCGACGCCCGCGCCCGGCGCGAGGGCGGTCACGACGGCGCCGTACCGGTGCGGCTCGCGCCGGGCGGGCCGCGCGGCGTCGCGGAGGGCGCGGCCCAACTGCTGCTCGCCCCCCTCTTCGGCCGGGGGGACGGCGGCTGA